In Providencia rettgeri, the following proteins share a genomic window:
- a CDS encoding helix-turn-helix transcriptional regulator — translation MNIENKHLELSCSGFGDKFLKYFDWNDIDVTYSRVDLINHSVRTISSNYNWVIMVWDDDLDKKVKERLIPGIQYWNNYSAEFQKTLSKTDKKEMKVDFCTQYGGVYEITSINSRKKFSSNELLELYKLRAVISDYSQHVWKDNENIILPLRADISLSQQIEDNNRDILDFHHYMRFGNIRFTRKEMITIRLLLSHCRVKEISYIQGCSEATENKRILRIKEKLGCSYTSPSGLFQALKENGITLACLESLVSYP, via the coding sequence ATGAATATAGAAAATAAACACCTAGAACTTTCTTGTTCTGGTTTTGGTGATAAGTTTTTAAAGTACTTCGATTGGAATGATATAGATGTTACTTATAGTAGAGTAGATTTGATTAATCATTCTGTAAGGACTATTTCTAGTAATTATAATTGGGTTATTATGGTTTGGGATGATGATTTAGATAAGAAAGTAAAGGAGCGATTAATCCCTGGTATTCAATATTGGAATAATTACTCTGCCGAATTTCAAAAAACATTATCTAAAACAGATAAGAAAGAAATGAAAGTGGATTTTTGTACTCAATATGGCGGTGTATATGAAATTACATCAATAAATTCAAGAAAGAAATTCTCATCTAATGAGTTATTAGAGCTCTATAAATTAAGAGCTGTTATTTCTGATTACTCCCAGCATGTCTGGAAAGATAATGAAAATATTATTTTACCACTTAGGGCGGACATAAGCTTATCTCAACAAATTGAAGATAATAACCGAGATATTTTAGATTTTCATCATTATATGCGTTTTGGTAACATTCGTTTTACCCGTAAAGAAATGATAACTATTCGTTTATTATTATCACATTGCCGAGTAAAGGAAATTAGTTATATTCAAGGTTGTTCGGAAGCGACAGAAAATAAACGTATTCTACGCATTAAAGAAAAACTAGGTTGCTCTTATACTTCACCTAGTGGTTTATTTCAGGCTTTAAAAGAAAATGGCATTACTCTTGCGTGTTTGGAATCTTTGGTGAGTTATCCTTAA
- the sugE gene encoding quaternary ammonium compound efflux SMR transporter SugE, whose protein sequence is MAWIILLFAGLLEVVWAVGLKYTHGFTRLTPSIITIIAIIASMGLLAYAMRDLPVGTAYAIWTGIGAVGTAIVGIIFLGESANMFRLLSLALIITGLIGLKVSS, encoded by the coding sequence ATGGCCTGGATTATCCTTTTATTTGCAGGTTTATTAGAAGTGGTATGGGCTGTTGGCTTAAAATATACCCACGGTTTTACCCGTTTAACACCAAGTATCATCACTATTATCGCTATTATTGCGAGTATGGGGCTATTGGCTTATGCCATGCGTGATTTGCCTGTCGGCACGGCTTATGCGATTTGGACCGGTATTGGTGCTGTGGGTACGGCAATTGTTGGGATTATTTTCCTTGGGGAATCAGCGAATATGTTTCGCTTATTAAGCCTTGCCTTGATTATTACAGGGCTAATTGGTTTAAAAGTATCAAGTTAG
- a CDS encoding helix-turn-helix domain-containing protein gives MKQDWHSADIIAAIKKKGSSLSQISRSAGLNSSTLNNALSRRWPKGERIIAEFLGVAPSEIWPSRYNEK, from the coding sequence ATGAAACAAGATTGGCACTCGGCTGATATTATTGCAGCAATAAAGAAAAAAGGTTCTTCTCTTTCACAAATATCACGTTCAGCAGGGTTAAACTCATCAACATTAAATAACGCCCTATCAAGACGCTGGCCAAAAGGAGAGCGCATTATTGCCGAGTTTTTGGGTGTTGCACCATCTGAAATTTGGCCATCGCGTTATAACGAAAAATAA
- a CDS encoding MFS transporter, with translation MKWKLRFGAVVGNSLEFYDFAIFAAISSYLSAELTRLGYQQATELVWGIFALRFLIRPLGGYVIGRYADKVGKKPAMILVSILTGSATLCMAFLPIELLGVYTPLAILFLQMLLSFSYAGESPSLSTYLYKDSKPQERGRISALLTGSAVVGVIGSLGVVFILENILDPETMQRVGWRIPLLLGLGNILICFWFRYRLPDQPIEYDGRQKIDWLKVFNILLVVIPGSVIFYTLNFSSSFLLKELELEEFKSIYSMISSTLLLLLMAIVGWLTDKYSYAERVFNLGVKLAAILSIPIYYLMSTKVLSLVLISQSSIIIISAMVLCNWNYAVAKPANGQVTTLSMGYNLASTIIGGVTPLIINYLVLIDVSLVGVFVSLSSLTLFVSLLLSKKQRLLTI, from the coding sequence ATGAAATGGAAATTACGTTTTGGCGCTGTGGTTGGGAATTCTCTTGAGTTTTATGATTTTGCAATTTTTGCTGCGATTTCATCATATTTAAGTGCAGAATTAACTCGCTTAGGTTATCAGCAAGCAACGGAGCTGGTGTGGGGTATTTTTGCTTTACGTTTTCTTATACGGCCACTAGGTGGGTATGTGATTGGCCGTTATGCAGATAAAGTCGGTAAAAAACCGGCCATGATTTTGGTCAGTATTCTTACCGGTAGTGCAACATTATGTATGGCATTTCTGCCTATTGAACTCTTAGGGGTATATACGCCTTTAGCCATCTTATTTCTTCAAATGTTGTTATCTTTTAGTTATGCGGGTGAAAGCCCATCACTGTCTACCTATTTATATAAAGACTCTAAACCCCAAGAACGAGGTAGAATTTCTGCGTTGTTAACCGGAAGTGCGGTTGTTGGTGTTATTGGCTCACTAGGGGTCGTGTTCATTCTCGAAAATATATTAGACCCTGAAACCATGCAAAGGGTGGGGTGGCGGATACCACTACTATTAGGTCTAGGTAATATACTGATCTGTTTTTGGTTTCGCTATCGCTTACCAGACCAACCCATTGAGTATGATGGGCGCCAAAAAATAGATTGGCTTAAGGTATTTAATATTTTACTGGTTGTTATTCCTGGGTCGGTTATTTTTTATACCTTAAATTTTTCATCTTCATTTTTACTTAAAGAGTTAGAACTCGAAGAATTTAAAAGCATATATTCAATGATATCATCAACGTTATTATTGCTTTTAATGGCAATAGTTGGTTGGCTAACCGATAAATACAGTTACGCTGAACGGGTTTTTAACTTAGGGGTAAAGCTTGCTGCCATACTATCAATTCCTATTTATTACCTAATGTCGACTAAGGTTTTATCATTAGTACTTATCTCTCAATCGTCAATTATTATTATTTCAGCGATGGTTTTATGTAATTGGAATTATGCTGTGGCAAAACCCGCCAATGGACAAGTTACAACCTTAAGTATGGGATACAATCTTGCATCGACGATTATAGGAGGGGTAACGCCTTTAATTATCAATTATTTAGTCCTCATTGATGTTTCCTTGGTTGGTGTTTTTGTTTCGTTGAGTTCGTTAACTCTATTTGTTTCATTGTTATTGAGTAAAAAACAAAGGTTATTAACTATTTAA